TACACCGGGGAAACCAAAAAGATCGTTGAGTTTCGATTTGTGCCTGGCGAAAACGCAGACGGTGCGGCGCCCTGGACGGACCCCGAACGGTGGCTGACTTCGGCACTCGCTCGGGTGTACAGCGGCCTGACAACGCACCCCGTCTTCGCGGTGGCGGCCGGGCAGTTCGAGCCGGGGCAACTGACCGAACGATTCCATGTGAGAGTGGTGAAAGAAGATAAGCACTACGTTTACCTGGAACTACGCCCCCGCAACCCGGCGGAGCAGGACCGGTACAAGAAACTGGTCGTCGCCCTGATGTTACCGGGCGAGGGGCACAAGCCCTACGTGCCGGCTCAGGTCCGGGTGGTCACGGCCGACGGGCAGGAAATCGAGGACTGGCGGTTCGAAAACGGGGTGGTGAACGCGACCGGCGTCGCGGCCGCTCAGTTCCAATATGTCAAGCCACCGGACGGGTGGACGGTCGTGAAACTCCCGCCCGGCGCGCCGGCGAAGGACGCGCCGGCAAAGTAGGCAGACGGGACGTCACGTTCGCGGCGCCTGACCGCAAGCAGACGCCCGTCGAGATCGCCAGCTTGTGACGACAGTGCAAGCGAGTGGAGATCGAAGGATCTATTTCTTCTTGGGAATGAACGTTCCCGTGAGATCACTTGTGTCGATCTTAATTTCGCCGAGCGAAGTCGTCCTGCTTACGGTCGCCCCAGCGATCACTGCAGGTTTCGCAGCATCATGTTCTCCGAGTTTAACAGGCAGATTCTTCTTGTTTAGAACTAGAGGAATTGTCGGTGCTTGACCGTTACCGCCGAACGTGGGATGTCCCCATCCTGTGGCTGCATGGGCGTCGATCGCGGCACAACACCACTGATGAGTAAACAATTGCCCCACATTGGCCGGCTGGTCGTTATTCGTGCTGACGGAGAAAATCAACAACGGTAGATCCTTGCGGCCCAACTCAATTTTTTTCGCCTTTGCGGTCCAGTCATTCAGCCCAACAGGTTTACCCTCATTGAACCGATAACTCTCCCAAAGATAGATGTCGCTATCCTTTTTTAAACTCGGCTTGATACCGCCGGGATCGGGTAAAAGAACATGGTCGGGGTCCCAGGCATTAGCGATCACGCGCAATTTCGCATTATGAACGGCATCCACCGCGTCGTTTTGACGTTCGCGGGTAACGCCGTAGTCGAATCCGAATTCGTCGAGCAATACTCCCTTTACCCCCATTGCGGACCAGCCTTGGGCGCGTGCGCGGATTTCCTTCATTGCAAGGCATTTGTCTTTGCCAGCTCGGTTGCCGAGAGGAATATAACCGAAAAACTTGGTGTCTTTGGCGGTGAGGATTATGGCTCTCGCTTTTAAATGGTCCCCATGCGTCGGTTCTTCGAGTCCGCCGCCTAACACGACATAGTTGTAGTTCGAAAAAATGGCAGCAGCCGCACCGATACCGTTCGGGCCATCGACATTGTTAGCACCGTTGATGCACGACGGCCAGCCGTAATATATCAGCAGCGACTGAGGGGCGGCCGACGGCTTTTTGATACCTTGACCCCGCGTGGCCTCACTTGTGACCAAAAAGATGACTGCAGCAATCAAGAGCTTGCTTTTCGTCATTGTGACACCGTTGTGTAATACACTGAAAAACTTCGGTCGAGGAATTGATCAGTTTCGAGCTACGCAAGGGAATAGTCTACTTTACGGCATTAGACACCGCAACCGATAGCCTGTCGGAACGTGGTCAATCCCTTATTTCGCGTTACGGTGCAAAACTCATTTGCAGATTTCTTGGTGACGGTCTCATCTCGTGTTAGGGCATCGCTGGCATTTTATAATTAATACTACAGCCTTGGGGCAGTATTTTTTTTAGCTCTTCAACTCCTGAAGGCGTAATTTTGGTCGCATCAATATCGAGCGTGACCAGTTCCGTCCAGTCCTTGCATAGCTGCAAGATTCCCTGATCGGTTACTTTAGTACCGGCCAATTGCGCCGTTTTGATGGCCTTGCAGTTCTGGAAGTACGCCAAGCCGGAATCAGTCACATCTACCTTGAATAGCTCGAGGTAAAAAAGGTTGGTGCAATTTTTTTTAAAATTGGCCAGTCCAACGTCGGTCACCTTAGTACCGCTTAGCAGTACAGCGCAGTAATTTAATAGGATGGGAGGGAAGGATTTAGGAGGAATCACATGACCGAGCAGGAAATCGTGGGCGTCGGCCCGGCGTTCGCCCGGTATCTGGGCCGGTATCGGGACGTGTTCCGGCAGGACCGCACGGCCGCCCACTTCGACACGTATTGTCGGGGCCTGTTATCCGACCTGCCGCGGAAATCGATCGAACCGATCGCGTTGGCGAGCGGGACGACGGTCCGTACCCTCCAGTTGTTCGTGACGACCTCGGTGTGGTCGTACGACGAGGCCCGGACGCGGTTGCACCGATTCGTGGCCGATACGCTGGCCGATCTCCCGACCGATCCCGTCGGAACGGTCGGGGTGATCGACGAGACGAGCAGCCGGAAGTGGGGGGATCACACTCCGGGCGTCCAACGGCAGTACCTGGGGTGTGTGGGCAAGGTCGACAATGGGATCGTGACCGTCCACGTGGGGGTCACCAAGGGCACCTTTCGTACCCTGTTGGACGCCGACCTGTTCCTACCCGAGTCGTGGGACGTGGACCGCGCGCGGTGTCAGGCGGCCGGCATCCCGGACACCGTCCGGCACCACCCGAAGTGGCGGCTGGCCCTCGACCAACTCCTCCGGGCGAACACGAACGGGATCACGTTCGACTGGCTGACGTTCGACGAAGGGTACGGGGCAGCCGTCCCGCTCCTGACCGTGTTGGGCGTGATGGGACAGCGGTTCGTGGGTGAAATCCCGACGAATTTCGCCGTCCGGGACGCGGCCGGGGGCCCCTCCCGGCGGGCCGACGAGCGGTTGACCGGGGGTCACGCCGAGCGGGGGCGAGTGTACCGGTTGACCCGCCAGACGACCCGCCCGTCGGTCTGGCGGGTGGCCACCGCCATCGTCTGGGTGGCCGACCGCAAGCACACCCTGATGGTCGCCCGCAACGACGCGACCGGGGAGATCAAGTACTTCCTGACGAACGCCACGGCCGAGCCGGTGGCTCGGATTCTCGCCGTCGCCTTCCGCCGGTGGACGGTCGAGCATCTATTCCGGGTCGCCAAACAGGAAGTCGGACTGATGCACTACGAGGGGCGGGATTACACGGGGCTGATGCGGCACCGGACCCTGGCCGTGGTCGTCCTCGGATTCGTCGCCGCCCACACGGAGCGGCTCCGGGGGGAAAAACCCAGACGTGACGATGGAGCAGGTGTGCCGGGCGCTCAACGTCCGGTGCGCGATCCTGTTCCGGCGGCGACGGGGAACCGGGGCCACCCAACATACCAGCGACGTAATTCAATACCACCAGCGGCGAAACAAGCAAGCCACCCGATCTCATAAGAAGCAGCGGCACAAACGTGTTACGTAAAATACGCGCTGTACTGTTAGATTCAAATAATTCAAGTCATCAATTATTTTAAAATTATCCAACCCAATATCGCTTACCGCGGTATCGGACAGCTGGAGATGCTTAAGATTTTTACAGAATCTTAAATTTTTTAGCCAATCATCGTTTATTTTCTTGTTGCCCTCGAGATTGACCGATACCAATTGTATCGGCTGGGGTGGCAACTCTGCGATGGCCGAGACTTCTTTTACTTCGTCGTTGATGCGAATTTTCATCTTTCCGCCGATATCGAGAACAAATTTGGCCGCTGCACGATCGGCCGAATCGTCGATTGGAGTGGGCTTGATGGCTTTCGCAAGCTTGTCGAGTCTGGGAATGTGTTGTCGTGCCGCGTTGTCTTTCGGTAGCGTTTGGAGAATATTGGACATCGCATTCAAATGCAAAACGAATGCGGGGCCGAGTGTGTTCGTATCCTTGGCAAGTTTTTTGGCCTGATTGTAACTTAGAAATGCGATATCAATGCGCTGGACGGTACCGGCCTTTGCCGGGATCCTCTGTAACTCAGGAATGAAGTCGTCGCCTTTCGTAAAAAGTATTGATACGGGGCCATCGGCCGAAATCTTGATCTCATATTCTCCCTTGCTGCCCGATTGCCATTCACGCTTTCCTTCGGCCCCTGCTACGGCCTCACCAGAGATAGTGGACACTACCTCGATTTTGACATCTTGAAAACTTGCATATTGTTGGCCTCCATACCATTCGAAGACTCGGCCCTTGAGAACGGTGCTCTTTGAGTATCTAATGGCTCCAAGTGTGATTAGCTCCCGAGCACCCCAAAAACTCAATGGTATTTGGATGACAAGCACGGCCAGGAGCCACAGATAATTGCGCTGTAACGCCTCAAGAAACTTACGCATAATTATAGTCCCCAACAATGTGATTGGTTATGCCGCTCATTAAATACGTTTCATTTTGTTTGAATAGCGACTTCTCTGATATCGGCTGGGAAACCTTTCTCCAGGCATTTATACGAGATCTCGTCGAGTGGATACACGACGACCAAGATCTTCAGATTCTGGATCAGTGAAGAATCGAAGGGCTTGCGGGACGAATTCGGTATGAAGCCGGTCTCGCCCTGTGCTTCCTTCGGGTTTTTCGCCTCATCGAACGCCCGGTATGCTACTGCAAAGCGATACCTCTCGTTCCAAGTAAGTTCTTGCGGCTTTGTCGCGGGCGTCATTTTTTTAATCAGAAACATCCATGAATCTTTTTGATTGCTCACCTTTTCTTCGAGTCGCATGCGATCAATAATAGCAAGCCATTGCTGATTGCTTTTTATATCTTGACGAATAGCTGCGCTGAGGTGGACCAACCGACCGGGAATTCCGTCCGCCCGAATATAATCCCAATTTTCGATCGCTTTATTATCAAGATCTGTTGTCACGATTTCTGTAACCGGATTGGAGATAATAATAGAATCGTCTGGTTCCTTACTCGACCAGATCACAAAAGCAGAGATTGTAGCAAAGATCGCGGCAATTACAACTAAGCCCAGCACCACGCGTCGCACTAAAACCACCGAGTCAGCGTTTGCTAGTCCTCGCCACACGAGTCTGCAGAGCTTGTCAGTGTTCGGATACGGTGTGCTGAACCGATTGATCCCTTTAAGGCGCTGGCGGTGGAGATCCTGCTCAGCTATCTGGCTCTCGCTCGGTTGATAGCCGGCCATTCGTGGAGCCTCGTCCGCGGGCCGGAACAGATAGAGATCGACACGGTGATAAATGGCAAGATAGGCTTCCCACTGTGTGTAACTGTACCGATGACCGTTCGTGGCGAGGTCCGGCAAGAACCGCAGTCTTTCCGGCAAGTCCGGATAGTGGTGTAACAAGTCACTAAGGTTGAAGTCTCTCTAACTCGCTGATTATGCGGCGATTCCCAGCTCGTTTGGCTCCGAAGCGACGTGACCCCTCATGATGGGCTGCGGCCGTGCGGCCAAGACCCGCCCATACACGACGTCCCAGACCCCGCTCAGGAGGATCACCCGCAGGTTCAAGATCACTTGCGCCCCCTCTTTCGTCCACCGCATGCCGCTGAGCTTCAACCGCTGAGTGAACACCGTCTTGCACGCCGCCTCGGTTACTCCACTGCCCAACGGAACACCCACCCGTCGGTATCTCGCGTAGTCCATGTGACCCATCCGGTTTCGCAGGTACGCGTACGCCCGGTCGTACTCCTTCTTCTGGGTCCGGGTCAGCGTCCGGGCCACCCGGAACGCCGCGGCCGAGTGCAGCACCCGGTTCACCCCGCCCGGTTGGAGCATCCACTTCAGCATCTTCTTCGCCCACCCCACGGCCCCCCGGTCGCCACCGAACAACACGTTCGCCAACGTCCACACCCGCTCGCTCGCGTGGTAGTAATCGACCACCCGGACCCACTCTAAGACCTGCTGGGTCCGCGGGTGCGTCATCCCCTTGAGCACGTCGTCGTAGTACCCGGTCTCGTTGTCCCCGGCGTCCGTCACGTAGCACCACCGGGGTAACGGACCCTCCCACCGGGTCAACACGTCGCGGATGATGGCCGTCAACGCCCCACGCATCGCGGGCTGGCCGGATGCGGGCGCGTACGCCAGGTACACGGTCCCCAACCGCGTCCCCCGGCGGTCGTACACGCTGACCGTGCCCGTGCTGGCCACCTCGTACAGACTCCCGCGTGTCATCCGCAGACGGAGCGTGATCCCGTCCCGACCGACACACACGACCGGCTTGTGTCGGCCGGTCGATGCCCCGGCCGCGACCAGCCAGGCCACGAGTTGGTCGACCTGGGCGTCGTGCCGGTATTCGGCCATCTCGTCCGACACGGCCCGACTCACCTGGCGCAACTTCTTGACCCCCCAACCGACCCCGTGGTCCGTCCGCAGGCGGGCCAGAACCCGCTGCTGGTTGGATCCGGCCTCGGCCAGGAACTGGCACGCCCGGGCGGCCAGAGCCGGACTCGCCCCGTGGATCAATCCCAGCCGGTGGGCCAGCGGGAAGAGCATCGGTTCGCCCGCCTGGGATGGCCGGTAGCCGATCCGCCGGACGACCAGTTGGCCGAACACCGTCCACACGTTCTGCGGGGTCTTTGCGCCGACCCGCGTGTACCTCTCGCACGCGAACTGGGCGTGCCGGGGTTGCTCGGCGATGGCCGCCGGTTCGACGTGGTTGTAGGTGTACTGGACGACGTGCCGGCCGAGCCCGCGGAGAGCGTTCTGAACGTCGTGCTCGAATTGCTGGGTCCGTGCCGGGGTGATGGGCTCCGACCGGAAGGCGTCGACGAGCGCCTGGAGTTGGTCCCGGGACGCGGTACACAGATCGTCGAGGGAGCGGTCCCGAGGGCTGGGCGTGTCCGATTCGCAGGGGGCCGTACACGTGGCCATGACGAGGGTCAGGGGGATAGAAAGGGTCATGCGGCGTTCCTTCGCTCGATGAGTCGTAGTAAACCCAAAGAGAGTCGGAACGCCGCACTTTTTCAAGCACAAACGGCGAATGGCATGGAGGGCGAAAAGGGACTCGCAGCGTGTTTCCCGGCCCGAACGCCAAAAACCCCGGCATTTCACAGCATCAGAGAGACTTCACCCGTCACTAACGTTCACAGGATCAGGGTAGGAACCGGTGGCGTCACCCAGCAAATGGACGACGCCGTTGCAATTTGCGATGTACTTATCCAGCTTGGCGAGCGTATCGCCGCCCAGGTCGATGAAGTCGGTCTGTTCTTTGACTTCGAACCGTGGCCCGACGAGTTCGGCCTTGAGCGCGCGGCGGTCGTCGCCTAGTTCGTCACTCACGGCGGACAGAAACAACTTGTGAGAGGAATCTGCCAACGGAAAAAGCTCCCACATGAACAGATATATGTTTATACAATTTTAGAAGCACAAGACAATTGTAGTCATTGCCCCGGATTCCCCGCGCGTTCATCCGTCTCGGACCCGGGCGCTCCCGACCCACGACTTCTGGCGGGTTCTCATTAAGTAACCTAGACCTTGCTGTCTCATTCACAACCCGGGAGGAACTGTCCGATTTACTCTGGAAAAATCGGACAGTTCCTCCCGGATTGTGAATCAGGCAGCCACAACGACTACCGGAAACTTCTCAACGAAAGTCGGTGAGGCTAACAGAAGCCGTTCACTTCGTCTGGCGGTAGTGGCCAACCCGCCTCACTGGTCGGCTTGAACCGTTGGCCAATTGATCATAACAGTGGCTTCGAGAGAGTGGTACGAAATAAGTAACTTTTGCCGTGAGACTTATCATATGCGAGTGGTGTTGTGAATGCGTAAGTGTGTGCCCATCGCGATCGCCGTCGTCGGGCAGACCGCCGCGCACGCGGCGCACGAGACGCAGTCGGCCGGCCGTGCGAGCCACGGGAGACCGTTGGCGGACGACTCCAGGCACCGCGTCGGGCACGCGGCCACGCAGTCGCCGCAGCCCGTGCAGCGGGAGGCGTCCAGCACGGGAAGTTCGTCCGCTGGGGGCACGGTCATTCGTCCTCGTGGCCCTCTTCCGCCAGGTCGATGAACTCCGACTCGGCCAGCGCCGTCGGGGGCGAGACCGCGGCCGCCGTTCCCCGCGCGCGGCGGACGGCGGCCGTCATCAGTCCCACCGTTAAATCCTCAAGGATCGTCCGGACGAGTGGCGGGAACAGCACGTACCGCGCCCCGAGGTCGAGGGCCGTGGCCGTCCACGCGGCTTGCTCGCCCTCGCTCAGTTTTGCGTCGCTCACCACGACCACGGCCACATCCGGGCTCCGCGCGCAGACGTCGGCTACGAGTTGCAGCGCGTCCGGCCGGTCGGCGGCCGGGTCGGCCTGGACGAGCAGCACGGTCGGCCGCGGCGCGCACGCCAGGTCGAGGGCGGCGGCCGGCCGTCGCGTCTCGTCGAGCCGCCAGCGGTGGGCCGCGGCCGCGTCCCGGAGTTGGTTCGCGAGCCAGTCGTCGAACCCGCACACGACTACCTGGGGGTATCTCATCGCTGTCACGCCCCGTCCGGTTCGTTGGCTCCAGCGGGACCGCCCGTGCCCTTCGCCTTCCGCGCCTTGGGCGGTTGCGGCGGGACCGGGATGCCGAGGGCTTCCATCCGCCGCCACAGCCGGGTCCGGAACACGCCCAGCCGTTCCGCGGCGACCGTCTGCGAGCCGCCGGCCTGCCTCAGCGCCAGCTCGATGAGCCGCTTTTCCACGGCTTCGAGAACCGCGTCGAGCGTCCAGGCTCGCTCCTCCGGCCTTACCGGCGCCGCGGCGACGAGGAACCGGTCGCGGAGGTAGCGCGGGAGGTGGTCTTTGTTGACTGGTCCGGTCCCGGCCTTCCCGACCGCGCGGACGAGGATGTCGCCCAGTTCGCGCACGTTGCCGGGCCAGTCGTGTACCCGCAAGACCGGCCACACGTCGTCTGCGACCCGCGGCTTTTCGCCGGCGGCCGACCCGCGTTCCAGCAATCGGTCGACCAGCCTGGACAAATCGTCGAGGCGGTCGCGGAGCGGCGGGACCGTCAGTTCCAGAACCGACAGGGCGGTGTGGAACGGCGGGATGAGTTTGCCCTCGCGCATGGCATCCGCCGCGGGCCGGGCGGCCCCGCAGATCAGGCGGGGGCCGCCCGGCCGCCGGGGGGTGAACAGGGCGGCGATTCGCGCCTGCAAGTCGCGCGGCAGGGCGGCCGGGTCTTTCAAATACAGCGTGCCCAGGCGGTCGGACGCGGCCAGGCCGCCTTTGCCGAACAGCTGGCTCTCGATCAGCGCGGCCGGAAGCCCGCCGCACTCAACCCCCCAGAACGCCCGCTCGCGGGTCGGGCCGTCGTGGTGGATCACCCGGGCCAGCGTCTCCTTCCCAGCGCCCGGTTCACCGCAGATCCACACCGGGGCGGTCGTCTCGATCGCGAGACGGACTTGAGCGGCCAACCGCTCGGCCCCGAGTGACGGGCCGGCGATCAGGTCGAGCGAGAACCCGAGGGCCACCTGTGCCCGCAGGTCGGCGACGGCGGCCGACAGCTTGGCCCCCGGCCCGCGGGCACCGGCATCGCCGGCGACGACCACGAACCCCACCACACCGGTCACGCGGCCGCCCGCGGCCAGCGGGACGAAGGTCACGTCCCACCAGGGCGGGCCGGTCTCGGCCGGTGGGACCGCCCGCCGCGCCCGCGCGGGCCGCCCGGCCCACACCTCGGCCGGCGGCGCGAGCGCTTGGGCGAGGTCGCCCGCGGACCGCCGCGACGAGACCCGCATCCCGCGGGCCGCCGCGAGCGAACGGCCGACGAGTGCTTCCCACGCCGGGTTCGCGTACCGCAGTCGCCGGGCGGCGCTCACAACGAACACGGGCGTGGTCGTGCCGTGAAAGTAGGCCCGCCAGGGGAAGCGCGGGCGGTCGGAAGGAGGAGTCGGGTCGGGCACGAGTAGTTGTCAGTTGTTAGTTGTTATACTTCGCCCGGTTCGGAATGAGGTATTTCTCCATCCCGGCGAGTGAAGACGGGTGGGAGCGGCGACCTCACCCCCGGCCCCTCTCCTCCGAAAGGAGAGGGGAGCACGAGCGGACGGCTCGCGGATGGGGGGTGGCAGTCCGGGAAACGGCGTCCGCCCGTGTCGGTGACGTTCGTCCACTCGCTCCCCTCTCCTTTCGGAGGAGAGGGGCCGGGGGTGAGGTCGCACTTGCCGGGGGCGCCGACCTCGCCCACAACCAGGCGGCGAAAGACCTCATTCCGGACCGCGTAAAGTATAGTTGCCAGTTGTTGTCGGTTACTATTTGCTGACAACTGACAACCAACAACTGACAACTATTTAAAATTCCATCGCCTTGAGTGCCCGGCCGCCGGCCCGGAGCGGGAGCCAAACGGCGACCGCCCCGAGGGCCAACCCGAGGGGAATACCGGAGAACGCCCAGAGTGGGGTTTCGCGGTCGTGCCCGCTGGCGAACCCGTGGGCCAGGCCGGCCGCGTGGATGGGCGCGGCCATCACCCCGACCACGAGGACGAGGAACAGCAGCCCGATCACCATGTTCACCGTCCCGCCGAAGCCGACCACGATCTTCGACGGGTCGGTCTCCCGGAAGTTCGGCATGTACGCGCCCAGGCCGACGTTCAGCCCGCTCAACCCGACGGCCACCACCCCGACCGTCAGCGCGTGGGCGACGAGCGGGCCGGCCGACATGCCGAGCAGGATGTCGCTCAACAAGATCAGCGTCTCCGCGATCAGCACCGACCCGGTCGCCGAGAAGACGAACTTGCCGAACAGGATCTGCTCGCGGCGGACCGGCATCAGGCCGAGAATCCAGAACTTCCGCCCTTCCAGGCTGATGAGCGGGAAAATGAACCGGCTCAGCCCGGCGCACAACAGCACGGACGTGCCCGCGACGTTCATCAGGCTGACCACGTACTTGTCCACGGCCACCAGGTCGTTCCGGTAGAATTGGCGCAGGTTGGTCGCCCCGAGCAGCATCATCCCGCCAAAGATGAACAACAGCGCCCACTGCGTCGGGTCGCGGCGGAAAGTGCGAAAGTCCTTGACCACGAGGATGCGGGTCGGCTTGTCGAGGTAAAAGACGAGCGCGTTCATCACCCGGTCGAGGACGTTCCCGCGGTAGACCCGGCGGTCCCGCCCGCCACCCGCGATCCGGTCGAACGCGGTCCGGTAGACCCGGCCCGCCACCCACGCGGCGACGAGGTACGCGAGCAGCCCGTTGCTCCAGATCACGGCTAGCGGGAGGACCGCGCCGGCCGGCTCGCCCCGGGCGGCGGCCATGATCCCGTTCGTCATCCAGTGGCTCGGGGTGAGCGGATGCTGGACCAGGGCGAACTGCCCGATGAGCCCCTCGACCTCGTTCTTCTTCGGCGCGTGGATCGTCTGCTTGAACGCCGCCAGCACCCGCGACGCCCAGAACCCGCCCAAAACCACCAGCACGACGCCCAGCCAGATTAACGCCTGCCGGCGGTTCCGCGGGAGGTACCGGACCAGGAACAGGCAGAACAGGGCGGAGACGGACCCCGGGAGCAGCACGAACCCGAGTAGGTACGCCGGGAGCAGCGGGTAAAAGTACCACGGGACGCCGGTGCCGATGCCGTACGCGACCAGGATCGGCAGCCCGAGGATCATGAACGCCCACGAGCTGAACGCGACCGCGGCCTGGAACTTGACCGCGAACACGCGGTTGGCCCGGGCCGGGGTGGTCAACAAGAACTTGGCTTCGGGGGCGGTGAACAGGCTCGCGTAGAGGATGATGCCGGTCGAGAAGACGAGCATCGTGCCGAGCGTGAAGAACATCAGGTCGAACAGCCCGCCGACGATCAGCCCCTTGGCCGGGACTTTGAACTGAAACAACTCGCGGACGCCGAACCAGCTCAGCCCGAAGACGAACGCCGCCACGATCGCGCTCGTCGCGAGCATCGTGATCAGCTTCACCTTGCCCGACTGCCAGGCCACGCGGAGGCCGTTCCGGGCGACCCGGTAGCGGAGCCGGTCGAACACCGCCGCCTGGTTGCCGAGGGGTGGCAGGGGTACCGGCGCGGGGGACAGCGGTGCCCGCACCGGCGGCTCGGCGGGAGGCGGGGCGAGAGTGTCGGCGGAGTCGGTCATGGGTCGCTTGCGGGAACGATGTTTGGGTGCGTCGCGAATTCTGGAAGCGGCCGGAGGCGGTCACACTTTGACCGGTGGCTCGGCCACCGCTTCCTCGGTGATTTTCAGGAACAGGTCTTCGAGCGAGCCGTTCATCGCGGCCTGCCGGCGGAGGTCGGTCATGGTCCCGCAGCCGAGCAACCGGCCGTGGTCGAGGATGCCGATGCGGTCGGCGAGTTCCTGGGCGATGTCGAGGGTGTGCGTGGACAGGAACACGGTCACGCCGCTCTCGGCCTGCTGGCGGAGCAACACCTTGAGTTCGCGAATGCTCTTCGGGTCGAGCCCGACGGTCGGCTCGTCGGCGATCAACAGCCGCGGTTCGTGGACGAGGGCGGCCGCGAAGACGGTCCGCTGCCGCATCCCGTGCGAGTACCGTTCGGTTAAATCGTCCACGAAGTCGTCGAGGTGGAACGTCTCGATCACGCGGGCGGTCTGGTCGGCGGCCCGGGCCTTGTCCATGCCGTACAGATCACAGGTGAATTGCAGGAACTCGCGGCCGGTGAGCTTTTCGTACAGGAACGGCATGTCCGGCACGTAGCTGATGAGCCGCCGGGCGTCGTCCCCCTGCGCCCGAACGTCGTACCCGCCGACCTTCACGGTCCCTTCGGTCGGGAAGAGCAGGCCGCAGAGCATCTTGATCGTCGTCGTCTTCCCCGCGCCGTTCGGCCCGAGGAACGCGAACAACTCCCCGGCGGGGACGTTCAGGTTCAAGCCCTGGACGGCGATCTTGGTGCCGTACCGCTTGGTGACGTTGGTGATCTCGATCATGCTAATCCTTACTTTTAGCCACGGATGAACACGGATAAACACGGATCAGAAAAATGCAGGCGATTTATTTTCTGATCCGTGTTTATCCGTGTTCATCCGTGGCTAAATGACTTAATCTTCCCGCTCGAAGCGGAGTTTTTCCCCGAACCCGCTCGCCTCCTGCCGCATCACTCTCCCGTCGGCCACGTTCACCCACGTCCGCGCTTCCACGCCTTCGCCCCGGTACTCGATCACCCAGCAGTCGACCGGGTCGCTCAATTTCCGCTCCAACCGCTCGGGGGTACTCAGGACTTCGGCGATAAGTTCCTGGCTCTCCGGCCGCGAGCCGAGGGCACCGGCCGCGAGTTCCGATTGCTTGACCACGTCCCGGGTCATGACATACACGGCATCGCGGAGCGGGTCGACGACGCGGATCACCCACCGGCGGCCGGGCTGGATGTCGCGGAGGCGGCCGACCGGGGTCATCGGGTTGAGCACCTGACCGCCCGGGACCGGAACGGGTTCGAGAGCCCGCGTGATCGTCGGGACCGTCGCGTTCGCCGGGTAAAAGATTTCGCAGTCGCCCACGAGGGTTCCGTCGCGGACGACGCCCGTCACCTTGGCAGCCGCGTGCCCGAGTTCGACCGCCAGCGGCTTGACGCCCAGGAAAAGCTTCATCTCGCCGGACAGGGATTGCTCGCGGAGTTCGCCGGCCCGGTTTACACGCACGTTCGTTTCCAGCCGCGGGCACTCGATCCGGATCTTGGCCAGGTCGAGGTCGAAGGACAGCTGCGTAAACGTGTTGTGGAACCGGAAGGTGTCGTCGGCCGGGGTGTATTCCATCCGGGTCGTGAGTGAGCCGATGTGGTCGGTGCCGCGGAACACGGTCCACCGGGCGGGCAGGGCCTGGGCGGCC
The Fimbriiglobus ruber genome window above contains:
- a CDS encoding ABC transporter ATP-binding protein is translated as MIEITNVTKRYGTKIAVQGLNLNVPAGELFAFLGPNGAGKTTTIKMLCGLLFPTEGTVKVGGYDVRAQGDDARRLISYVPDMPFLYEKLTGREFLQFTCDLYGMDKARAADQTARVIETFHLDDFVDDLTERYSHGMRQRTVFAAALVHEPRLLIADEPTVGLDPKSIRELKVLLRQQAESGVTVFLSTHTLDIAQELADRIGILDHGRLLGCGTMTDLRRQAAMNGSLEDLFLKITEEAVAEPPVKV
- a CDS encoding sigma 54-interacting transcriptional regulator, with protein sequence MPDPTPPSDRPRFPWRAYFHGTTTPVFVVSAARRLRYANPAWEALVGRSLAAARGMRVSSRRSAGDLAQALAPPAEVWAGRPARARRAVPPAETGPPWWDVTFVPLAAGGRVTGVVGFVVVAGDAGARGPGAKLSAAVADLRAQVALGFSLDLIAGPSLGAERLAAQVRLAIETTAPVWICGEPGAGKETLARVIHHDGPTRERAFWGVECGGLPAALIESQLFGKGGLAASDRLGTLYLKDPAALPRDLQARIAALFTPRRPGGPRLICGAARPAADAMREGKLIPPFHTALSVLELTVPPLRDRLDDLSRLVDRLLERGSAAGEKPRVADDVWPVLRVHDWPGNVRELGDILVRAVGKAGTGPVNKDHLPRYLRDRFLVAAAPVRPEERAWTLDAVLEAVEKRLIELALRQAGGSQTVAAERLGVFRTRLWRRMEALGIPVPPQPPKARKAKGTGGPAGANEPDGA
- a CDS encoding putative ABC transporter permease subunit, yielding MTDSADTLAPPPAEPPVRAPLSPAPVPLPPLGNQAAVFDRLRYRVARNGLRVAWQSGKVKLITMLATSAIVAAFVFGLSWFGVRELFQFKVPAKGLIVGGLFDLMFFTLGTMLVFSTGIILYASLFTAPEAKFLLTTPARANRVFAVKFQAAVAFSSWAFMILGLPILVAYGIGTGVPWYFYPLLPAYLLGFVLLPGSVSALFCLFLVRYLPRNRRQALIWLGVVLVVLGGFWASRVLAAFKQTIHAPKKNEVEGLIGQFALVQHPLTPSHWMTNGIMAAARGEPAGAVLPLAVIWSNGLLAYLVAAWVAGRVYRTAFDRIAGGGRDRRVYRGNVLDRVMNALVFYLDKPTRILVVKDFRTFRRDPTQWALLFIFGGMMLLGATNLRQFYRNDLVAVDKYVVSLMNVAGTSVLLCAGLSRFIFPLISLEGRKFWILGLMPVRREQILFGKFVFSATGSVLIAETLILLSDILLGMSAGPLVAHALTVGVVAVGLSGLNVGLGAYMPNFRETDPSKIVVGFGGTVNMVIGLLFLVLVVGVMAAPIHAAGLAHGFASGHDRETPLWAFSGIPLGLALGAVAVWLPLRAGGRALKAMEF
- a CDS encoding 4Fe-4S dicluster domain-containing protein, yielding MTVPPADELPVLDASRCTGCGDCVAACPTRCLESSANGLPWLARPADCVSCAACAAVCPTTAIAMGTHLRIHNTTRI
- a CDS encoding TIGR03009 domain-containing protein gives rise to the protein MLCSSFAVAVTLATVAGPQSSLPAHLAAWERAMAATTNFYCPKLTLARRNTVAKTTTISTGSFLAMKPDRVRFRLIPQAKKTTKADPNNYFAYIITGDALWEYTGETKKIVEFRFVPGENADGAAPWTDPERWLTSALARVYSGLTTHPVFAVAAGQFEPGQLTERFHVRVVKEDKHYVYLELRPRNPAEQDRYKKLVVALMLPGEGHKPYVPAQVRVVTADGQEIEDWRFENGVVNATGVAAAQFQYVKPPDGWTVVKLPPGAPAKDAPAK
- a CDS encoding IS701 family transposase, yielding MTEQEIVGVGPAFARYLGRYRDVFRQDRTAAHFDTYCRGLLSDLPRKSIEPIALASGTTVRTLQLFVTTSVWSYDEARTRLHRFVADTLADLPTDPVGTVGVIDETSSRKWGDHTPGVQRQYLGCVGKVDNGIVTVHVGVTKGTFRTLLDADLFLPESWDVDRARCQAAGIPDTVRHHPKWRLALDQLLRANTNGITFDWLTFDEGYGAAVPLLTVLGVMGQRFVGEIPTNFAVRDAAGGPSRRADERLTGGHAERGRVYRLTRQTTRPSVWRVATAIVWVADRKHTLMVARNDATGEIKYFLTNATAEPVARILAVAFRRWTVEHLFRVAKQEVGLMHYEGRDYTGLMRHRTLAVVVLGFVAAHTERLRGEKPRRDDGAGVPGAQRPVRDPVPAATGNRGHPTYQRRNSIPPAAKQASHPIS